The genome window ATTAAAGGGtcgtatatttaaaattgttaaGGGAAATTGtaattatacaataaatttattaaaaaaaatattaaatttatattttggagCGCccattataattaattataagtgaCAAGAAAATTTTGATGAATAATAGGAATTATAATATGAGTGATTTTCAACTGAACCAGCGAAAAACGTAGTTAATAATAAAGGAATTCATTATCGAAACCCTTCTGTTTTACATCGTGCTCCAGAGTTGAAAATGGGAGAAAAAAGAAGAGattgatgaaaattttgaaattatcatCCCTATCCTATCCATGCTTCAGAATTATTTCAAggagagaaaagaaaaattttgaaTTGGAGAGAAGTTACAGTAGATTTtgacaataaatttttttgcttCAAAACCGAAAAGACccaagaagaaaagaaaaaagaaattttcatTTCTCTCCGAACTTGAGAACACACAAGATAttcatttttaagaaaaaattatttctctTTTTTCCCTTTATTACAACTTTTTACGTGATttgaagtttttaaaaattaatttcacagtttataaatttcaattaaaataatctataacaaacaaataatttaGGAAAGCGGTAAAAAAAAGTCATGAATAATGGCATAAACTATTCTTCAATAAGCAAAACATCTATTCCCCAACAATGTTAAGTTGCATTACACTTCAAAAATTGGAACTAATCGGCATTGGCTACAacttttaaaatccaaaaattgaTCAATAGAATTCATAAAACTAGCAGCTTGTCCAAAACCATTTAAGGGTTAAACTTCATTCTACCAATGCATCCATAGTAGATACAAAAGTTATATCCGGAGACCAACTAATCCCAACCAGTAGGAACGATTGACTCGTACCCTGGTGCACCACCAGCATAATTATCACTACCGCCACCAGCAGCACCGAAGTCTTTGCCAGAATATTCAGAATACGTAGAATTACCAGTATTAGTGCCAGAATAATTATACATGTAATCCGCAGGACCAGTGCTCgcattataattattatagccGCTGTAGTTTGCATTATAATCAGTATAGCCGATGTAGTTTGCATTATAATCATTATAGCCGCTGTTGCTTGCATTATAATCATTATAGCTGCTGTTGCTTGCATTATAATCATTGTTGCCGCTGCCATAACTATCATACCTGCTGCCTCCCCCATTATTTGATGAACTTCTGAAGTCATGACCACCAAACTTGCTACCTTTGCGATGATGTGAACGGCCATTACCATAAGATGAGGATGTTTCTGCATATTGAGTAAGCCAGGAAGGTACTTGTTGATTGGATTCTTGCATTAACTGAGCTAGGGCCTTAGCTAGAGGGGAATTTTTCTCACTGAAGAATGCTGTTGCCAAACCAGACTTGCCCGCTCTGCCTGTTCTTCCAATTCTATGAACATAATCATCAATGTCTTTTGGCAAATCAAAGTTGATAACATGGGTGACATGAGGAACATCAAGACCTCTTGCAGCAACATCAGTAGCCACCAGTATAGGGGTAGTACCCGTTTTGAATGATCTTAAGGCCCTTTCTCTTTCCTAAGTTCAtccaaaaagtatattaattactgaggtaaaaacaaaaaatatgcaTAAAAAAGATTCAACTTTTTGAGAACCTTCAAATAAGATATCCATTACAGAGGCAACAGGAAGAAAAGTATCAAAACGGAGATCAGGAAATTTAAGAGAAGAGCATACTTGAACAAAAGGAGCAACATATATTACATGCTTGTTCCACATAGCTATGAcgtttaatattttcaaaataaaaaggaCAAATCTGACAACTTGTTACCATTTGGACTTTGTCACCATGAATTGCCGTAGCTGGGAAACCACTCCTACACAACCAGTGTTCAAGCGCATCTGCACCTCTTTTTGTCTCCACAAAAACTAATGTCAAAGCAAGCTGCATGAAAGCAAAACATCAAAACATTGGTAAGCCACAACATGTTGTTGGTCTCAACATTCGCGATCCACAAATGTTCTACTAGTACCTTGCTATCCATGCCATTTGTTCTTTGATCCTTTAGTATATTCATCAGTCGACTTCTTTTGTCCATATCTGGGACCAGCTCAACCCTTTGATCAATCAGTTCAGTGCTTGAACCAACTCTTCCaacacttaaaaatatataatttgaaagaaAATCTGATGCAAGCCTCTGCATGTTCAGCAAAAGAGTAACTGTGATGAGATAAAATTGCAGCAATTCAAGTAGCACATGTAAACATACTCCGATAGctttattaaaatgatttttgacaGTCGAATAAGATAAGACATAAAGGATAAGCACGTTTTCAAATACATTCgttcattaaaataatttgattcaAACAGAATGTACAAACCTGGATCTCGGTTGGAAATGTTGCACTAAAGAGCAATGTTTGCCTTGCACCTGGTGGTGGCATCCCCATTTCTTGAACAATTTGACGTATCTGACGTTCAAACCCCATGTCCAACATTCTATCAGCCTCATCCAAAGCCAGATACTTTATCCTTTTGAGAGAGACTCTCTCTCTTTCAATCATATCCACCAAACGCCCCGGGGTCGCTACCAATATATCAACTCCTCTTTCCAAATTTTGCAACTGCAGAAGCATACAAAATTGAGCTCTGTAGTAACTTGACAGTGTTTACAACATCAAATACTTCCGTTAAAAAATGTCAGCTAATCAGCCCATACATTTTGCATTACATATGGATATGCAAGTACTTCCAACATAACATTAAACATATACATAATTCAAATAACCAtgattagataaaaatttaaagaaatcaaatttcaaaatttattttaattgaagTCGGTCAAAACTCCAAAACTATAATGTTAAATGTCTTCAATAACATTATTTCATAATTAGATAAATGAAAATAGGATGTCATGTCCTAATCATCCCCTTTAGGACCAGTAAATAAGCCAAGAGTATAACAATAACTTTTACAAAAACCAATTCAGATACATTCTTGTCAGAACAAAGAACAATtcaaaacaataaaaaagaTAGAATTGGTTGGAGTCAAAGCTCTTCAATCATAAAAAtgtaaaacaagaataatagtCTCCTGAACATAAAGAATGTGTGCTTCAACAGTTCAACAACATCTTTTATCCTCTAAATCATTAAAATAGCATGGTTCTccaattttattagattttataatatcaaatccaaaatttatttcatattatatttatcaacCAATTTTATTATGTACTAACATTACCAGAGAAATGAGATACTAATAATCAAACCTGACGATTAATTGGTGCCCCACCATACGCAACCACAACCTTGACACCAGTCTGATGAGAAAATTTCTTTGCTTCATCGTGTATCTATACACACAATTAAACAATGATCATACATAAAAACAAAtgaacataaataaaaatatgagtaacaaattataaaaaccTGAGAAGAAAGTTCCCTAGTAGGAGACATGATAAGAGCAAGCGGAGACGCCACCCTGATTTTCCGACCACCCCCAAACCCCATTGCTCCAttctgcttcaaaatcccaCTGATGATGGGGAAGCAAAACGCCGCCGTTTTGCCGGAGCCGGTCTGAGCGCACGCCATCAAGTCCCGTCCGGCCAGAGCAACCGGAATGGCGTGGCGCTGAATGGGCGTGGGCTTCACGTACTTGCATCTCCTTATGTTGTCATCCAGTGCTTTCCCTAGCTGAATCTCGGCGAATGTGTTCACCGGCGGGGGAATGTCGGAGCCGGTGGCTTCGACCGGAATGTCCTCGTATGCGTCGAAGTTGATGACGTTTGAGTTGCCGGAGTTGAGGCTGAGTTGGGAGAGATTGTCGGAGAGATGATCGGAGGGGTTGTGTTGTGGAGGAGGGTGGGGCCTACTTTGGGGTCGATGGAGACGAGTTGGGAGTGGAGGATACGACGGATTGTAGTTGTTGTAAGACATGGTTGCTGAAAATCAAAATGTGGTTGGATTGTTTGTGTGTTTAAGTTGAGTGATTGTGAAAGTGTATATATAGAGAGGTGGTGAGGGAAGTAGAAGGGGTGGGGTTGATTTACGGTAAACACATTTTCccgagagagatggagagagaggtGGGTGTAATTAGGGAGAGAGAGATAGTGGGGATTGGCGAAAGTGCTGAGGTCCGATGGTGTGGGAGTTGAGTAGACAGAGAGGGGGCAGCTGCTTTCTAGTAGTACTATGAATTGTAGTCTTCATTTTGCGTGTGCGATCATACCAACAGTCCTAACAAACGTCAGAGGTTATTCCACCcagattttaaaagatattttcacttataaaatttgatatatgtagttaaaatttttttttaaactatcagaatcatgatatatttaattaacgggggtgtatttgattgggattttaatgcattgtttttggTCTATAgcttttaatggattgtatgagattttgattttgtgcggattcttgacgaaatgtcgcagagttgataggatttaggtacaatacttcaaaatcccattgaatttggtgggatttcaaaaaacttaaaatacaccgaaaaatgccacaaaatctatcattttatgaaatgaaaaaaaatcaatcagcatttgaataccataagattttaatggatttcaaacaatcccaatcgaataccctcggattttaaagcataatttaaaatctcaattgaataccaccagattttgtagcataatttaaaatcccaattgaatacctcaagattttaatggatttcaaacaatcccaatcgaataccctcggatttcatgaatgcaaaaaaatgctttaaaatctcaatccaatacacccctctaaataATGtcaaagattttttttcatttataaaatttgagaTACTCAATTCGTATTTTAAGAATGTATCAAAATCTCGACatattaaattagaattttaaattatttagtaCAAAATTCGTTGATATTCAaacttgattttaaattatgtttaaaaaattagataatATTCGATTGTGATTATATGAgattcattaaaatatgatcatattcaaatatttataaattgttttacacttcaaaaataataataaattttataagattGTTTAGTATATATTAAGATATTTAAATTCTCATCAAAATCCgtgagattttgaaatattatgcaTAAATCCTAAAGACTCTGCATCAATTTTGCGACTTTTTATTAAACACtcgcataaaattaaaattaaatataatccactaaaattcataaattatataatactccctccgtccctcccatttcttatcgtttgggttggacacggaagttaagaaatatgtataaagtagtggaaaaaagaaggaaaagtgggtgaagtgatgggacccattgatttttaatgtataaaaagaagatagtggagtaaaagtagtgtgaaaaagaaagaaaagtgaagaagtggtgggacccattaactattttgggtaagttttgaaatgtaaagaattggatgggacacccctaaaaagaaagtgtaaagaaatggaggggacggagggagtatctattAAAACATAGAGCGAGAGTTGATGGATAGTGTAGCTCATCATGTGCTTTGATCCTTGAGCACACAAGAGAAAGAGTTCTCATATATTTGCAGCAAGAATCAGGTTATGAGTCACAAGAGGCCTACGTGCAGGGGTTCAAACTACAACGTAGTTCTTGCGGGTCAAACTAGCAAACGAGAGAAAGAGTTCTCGTATGTTTGCAGCAAGAATCAGGTTATGAGTCACAAGAGGCCTACGTGCAGGGGTTCAAACTACAATGTAGTTCTTGCGGGTCAAACTTTCTAGCGCGGGCTAGATGTCAGTCCGATCCAATATGATCCAGGTTCGTAGGACAGTGAAAGCCGTCGTCAATGGAAACCCGTACTCACATGGTCTAGGATCATATGACAAAAGACTGTCATGAAGCGGGCAGGAGAACAGATAATGATCCAGTAAGAGGTAAAGACCTCAACCGGGACTAGTCATGAGCCATCATGTCTTGTTTATCTTATAATGGGGTGAGGGAGTCAATCACCATCTTACGGAGGGAACCCGATAATACTCTTATGGGGAGAGAGCCCGATAGTCCTCTTGTGCGGAGAGAGAGCCCAATCATCCTCTTCTGGGCGAGGGAACTCGAGATAAAGGGGCGTAGCCCTAGTGAGAGCTCACAAGACACTTGGTAAAATAACGTGGACGACTCCTCCGACGAGGCATATTTATAGTATAAATGATGAGACCTTA of Daucus carota subsp. sativus chromosome 3, DH1 v3.0, whole genome shotgun sequence contains these proteins:
- the LOC108211630 gene encoding DEAD-box ATP-dependent RNA helicase 52C — its product is MSYNNYNPSYPPLPTRLHRPQSRPHPPPQHNPSDHLSDNLSQLSLNSGNSNVINFDAYEDIPVEATGSDIPPPVNTFAEIQLGKALDDNIRRCKYVKPTPIQRHAIPVALAGRDLMACAQTGSGKTAAFCFPIISGILKQNGAMGFGGGRKIRVASPLALIMSPTRELSSQIHDEAKKFSHQTGVKVVVAYGGAPINRQLQNLERGVDILVATPGRLVDMIERERVSLKRIKYLALDEADRMLDMGFERQIRQIVQEMGMPPPGARQTLLFSATFPTEIQRLASDFLSNYIFLSVGRVGSSTELIDQRVELVPDMDKRSRLMNILKDQRTNGMDSKLALTLVFVETKRGADALEHWLCRSGFPATAIHGDKVQMERERALRSFKTGTTPILVATDVAARGLDVPHVTHVINFDLPKDIDDYVHRIGRTGRAGKSGLATAFFSEKNSPLAKALAQLMQESNQQVPSWLTQYAETSSSYGNGRSHHRKGSKFGGHDFRSSSNNGGGSRYDSYGSGNNDYNASNSSYNDYNASNSGYNDYNANYIGYTDYNANYSGYNNYNASTGPADYMYNYSGTNTGNSTYSEYSGKDFGAAGGGSDNYAGGAPGYESIVPTGWD